In Candidatus Polarisedimenticolaceae bacterium, a single window of DNA contains:
- a CDS encoding proprotein convertase P-domain-containing protein, whose product MKRLLAATILLTTFAAALAASDRREPSPLDDRVRHREGGSISTHPRDVDDLAPSDALRSRWRRFRERHAGDWSVHVDGRTGMPTLLSGSGIPWLSEPAAAGATLEELDRLARTFLETNADVFGSWSDLLDLDRAASRQLREAHWQIVYRQVVGGVRVENARLDLHVVRGRLVMAGAEHWSRPAAGGVPELDAPAARERLDAYVGEAAAGLIAVGEPQLVLMAAEAGRGLTHTLAWRFTFDEADAPRSWIGEVDARDGSILSFYEGTRYGSVRGGVFPLSPDGDCTNGGCEAAEMPMPYADATEAGQAEQFGDAYGNLVCVEPAGATETNLVGRYIRIVDACGALTQTATCGGGLTLGTKAGENCAVAPGASPGNTAATRTAFYHMNRVAQIARFYDPANVWLNGTLTVNVNVTQSCNANWTGTVVNMFRAGSNCNNTGENAGILVHEWGHGYDQNDGGGVDKPSEAYSDIVNILATRASCQGHGTYNDGSTCSGYGDACLTCTGFREFDWNQRQSRTPATPANFAFARCSQDFSSFSGPCKREPHCESYVSSEAIYDLATRDLPAAGLDQASAWQLVDRLWYATRPGSGGNAYTCSASASDSCLATSWYQRMRVADDDDGNLANGTPHAAALFAAFKRHEIACGLASDTRNQNHTSCPALAAPVVTKTVSPAGVELAWGPVSGAASYRVFRGELGCGRQQVPIATRTSAQTSYLDDSADSSAVRHYRVQAFGSNGACFSPVSNCVGAPAGGRLRQTAHRVIDGGNTTPEPGETIELAATLLNEGAEAALSPVASVSVVAPAHVRVLNPTATWPTIAASATAESVAPQARLVILPEAQCGQTLTVDLAGAASNSPSFGSRIAIPMGNPNRDYTQEDIVIVPPLTTTPAVAQFVIADDRPIAELDLSVDIFHQDPTQLVVSLTSPQGTTVRLHDRGPAVGNGIVTRYDRDTAPSGPGSMADFVGQSTLGTWTLSVEDLDGSGITTDGYIRPRTLHVTARGAYGCDVQGCADPVPAAAPALQVQKVDDGSQLDLVFSWSAVAGAGYHVLQSTGPTFASDVTLLANPATATTFTLQDGVNTTPALTFFQVKAVNSCHHEGP is encoded by the coding sequence GCGGGTCGATCTCGACGCACCCCCGCGACGTGGACGACCTGGCACCGTCCGACGCGCTGCGCTCGCGCTGGCGGCGGTTCCGCGAGCGCCATGCGGGCGACTGGTCCGTCCACGTGGACGGGCGGACGGGCATGCCGACGCTCCTCTCCGGGAGCGGGATCCCGTGGCTTTCGGAGCCCGCCGCGGCGGGCGCGACGCTCGAGGAGCTCGATCGGCTCGCGCGGACGTTCCTGGAGACCAACGCGGACGTCTTCGGCTCCTGGTCCGATCTGCTCGATCTCGATCGCGCCGCCAGCCGGCAGCTGCGGGAGGCGCACTGGCAGATCGTCTACCGCCAGGTCGTGGGCGGGGTGCGCGTGGAGAACGCGAGGCTCGATCTCCACGTGGTTCGCGGTCGCCTGGTGATGGCGGGTGCGGAGCACTGGAGCCGCCCGGCGGCGGGAGGCGTGCCCGAGCTCGACGCGCCCGCCGCCCGCGAGCGCCTCGACGCGTACGTCGGCGAGGCGGCGGCGGGCCTCATCGCCGTCGGGGAGCCGCAACTCGTCCTCATGGCGGCGGAGGCGGGTCGAGGGCTGACCCACACGCTGGCGTGGCGCTTCACCTTCGACGAGGCCGACGCACCGCGCAGCTGGATCGGCGAGGTGGACGCCCGCGACGGCTCGATCCTCTCGTTCTACGAGGGGACCCGGTACGGCTCCGTGCGCGGCGGCGTCTTTCCGTTGAGCCCCGACGGCGACTGCACGAACGGCGGTTGCGAAGCGGCGGAGATGCCGATGCCCTACGCCGACGCGACGGAGGCCGGGCAGGCCGAGCAGTTCGGCGACGCGTACGGCAACCTCGTCTGCGTCGAACCGGCCGGGGCGACCGAGACGAACCTCGTGGGTCGTTACATCCGCATCGTCGACGCCTGCGGCGCGTTGACCCAGACGGCGACGTGCGGCGGCGGCCTCACGCTCGGCACGAAGGCCGGGGAGAACTGCGCCGTCGCGCCGGGCGCGTCGCCGGGGAACACCGCGGCCACGCGCACCGCCTTTTACCACATGAACCGCGTCGCCCAGATCGCGCGCTTCTACGATCCGGCGAACGTCTGGCTCAACGGCACGCTCACCGTCAACGTGAACGTCACCCAGTCGTGCAACGCCAACTGGACCGGCACGGTCGTGAACATGTTCCGCGCCGGCAGCAACTGCAACAACACGGGCGAGAACGCCGGGATCCTCGTGCACGAGTGGGGCCACGGCTACGACCAGAACGACGGCGGCGGGGTGGACAAACCCTCGGAGGCCTACTCGGACATCGTCAACATCCTCGCCACGCGCGCCTCGTGCCAGGGGCACGGGACGTACAACGACGGCAGCACGTGCAGCGGCTACGGCGACGCCTGCCTGACCTGCACCGGCTTCCGCGAGTTCGACTGGAACCAGCGCCAGTCCCGCACCCCGGCGACTCCGGCCAACTTCGCCTTCGCCCGCTGCTCCCAGGACTTCTCGAGCTTCAGCGGCCCGTGCAAGCGCGAGCCCCACTGCGAGTCGTACGTGTCGTCCGAGGCGATCTACGACCTCGCGACCCGCGATCTCCCGGCGGCCGGATTGGACCAGGCCAGCGCGTGGCAGCTGGTGGACCGGCTCTGGTACGCCACCCGGCCCGGGTCGGGGGGCAACGCCTACACCTGCTCGGCATCCGCGTCCGATTCGTGCCTGGCCACGAGCTGGTACCAGCGCATGCGCGTGGCCGACGACGACGACGGCAACCTCGCGAACGGGACGCCGCACGCCGCGGCGCTCTTCGCCGCGTTCAAGCGGCACGAGATCGCCTGCGGGCTCGCCTCGGACACCAGGAACCAGAACCACACCAGCTGTCCCGCCCTCGCCGCCCCGGTCGTGACGAAGACCGTGTCCCCCGCCGGCGTCGAGCTGGCCTGGGGGCCGGTTTCGGGCGCCGCGTCCTACCGGGTCTTTCGCGGCGAGCTCGGCTGCGGTCGGCAGCAGGTCCCGATCGCGACGCGGACCTCGGCGCAGACGAGCTACCTCGACGACAGCGCCGACTCCTCCGCCGTGCGCCACTACCGCGTCCAGGCCTTCGGCTCCAACGGGGCCTGCTTCAGCCCGGTCTCGAACTGCGTGGGCGCCCCCGCCGGCGGCCGACTCCGGCAAACGGCCCATCGCGTGATCGACGGCGGAAACACGACCCCCGAGCCGGGTGAGACGATCGAACTGGCCGCCACCCTGCTCAACGAAGGGGCCGAGGCCGCCCTCTCCCCCGTCGCGAGCGTCTCCGTCGTCGCTCCCGCGCACGTGCGCGTCCTGAACCCGACGGCGACGTGGCCGACGATCGCCGCGTCGGCGACGGCGGAGAGCGTCGCCCCGCAGGCGCGCCTCGTCATCCTCCCCGAGGCGCAGTGCGGCCAGACGCTCACCGTCGATCTCGCCGGGGCGGCGTCGAACTCGCCGTCGTTCGGCAGCCGGATCGCGATCCCGATGGGGAACCCGAACCGCGACTACACCCAGGAGGACATCGTCATCGTTCCGCCGCTGACGACCACCCCCGCCGTGGCGCAGTTCGTGATCGCCGACGACCGCCCGATCGCCGAGCTCGACCTCTCGGTGGACATCTTCCACCAGGACCCCACGCAGCTCGTCGTCTCGCTGACCTCGCCGCAGGGCACCACGGTCCGCCTGCACGATCGCGGGCCGGCCGTCGGCAACGGCATCGTGACCCGCTACGATCGCGACACGGCCCCGTCCGGGCCCGGAAGCATGGCCGACTTCGTCGGGCAATCGACCCTGGGGACGTGGACGCTTTCGGTCGAAGACCTCGACGGGAGCGGCATCACGACCGACGGCTACATCCGCCCGCGCACGCTGCACGTGACGGCCCGGGGCGCCTACGGCTGCGACGTCCAGGGGTGCGCCGACCCGGTGCCGGCTGCGGCGCCCGCGCTCCAGGTCCAGAAGGTCGACGACGGGAGCCAGCTCGATCTCGTCTTCTCGTGGAGCGCGGTCGCGGGGGCCGGGTACCACGTGCTGCAGTCCACGGGCCCGACGTTCGCGAGCGACGTGACGCTCCTGGCGAACCCGGCGACCGCGACGACGTTCACGCTCCAGGACGGCGTCAACACGACCCCGGCGCTGACCTTCTTCCAGGTGAAGGCGGTGAACAGCTGTCATCACGAGGGGCCGTAG